A window from Cyprinus carpio isolate SPL01 chromosome A11, ASM1834038v1, whole genome shotgun sequence encodes these proteins:
- the LOC109062649 gene encoding calcium/calmodulin-dependent protein kinase type 1-like isoform X2, whose product MPLGEDGHSWKKKTVNIKDIYDFKEVLGTGAFSEVMLAEEKRTRKLVAIKCIPKKALEGKGSSIENEIAVLHKIKHANIVSLQDIFESKSHLYLVMQLVSGGELFDRIVEKGFYTEKDASKLIQQILDAVKYLHDMGIVHRDLKPENLLYYSMDEDSKIMISDFGLSKIEGSGSVMSTACGTPGYVAPEVLAQKPYSKAVDCWSIGVIAYILLCGYPPFYDENDAKLFEQILKAEYEFDSPYWDDISDSAKDFIVHLMEKDPSQRYTCEQALQHPWIAGDTALDKNIHESVSAQIKKNFAKSKWKQAFNATAVVRHMRRLQLGTSQEGQMQSTLPSPCHGHLLLPEGEEEESSLRRENSGCSEGVSDGNDIQNCTYHVHPTSQV is encoded by the exons AGGGGCTTTTTCTGAGGTGATGCTTGCAGAAGAGAAGAGGACAAGGAAACTAGTTGCGATAAAATGCATCCCGAAAAAAGCTCTGGAGGGGAAGGGGAGCAGCATTGAAAATGAGATTGCCGTGCTCCACAA GATTAAACATGCCAACATAGTTTCCCTGCAGGACATCTTCGAGAGTAAATCACACCTCTACCTTGTCATGCAACT TGTGTCCGGTGGCGAACTCTTCGACAGGATTGTGGAAAAAGGATTTTACACTGAGAAGGATGCCAGTAAGCTCATCCAGCAGATCCTGGATGCTGTGAAGTACCTGCACGACATGGGCATCGTGCACAGAGACCTGAAG CCAGAGAACCTGCTGTACTACAGTATGGATGAAGACTCCAAAATCATGATCAGTGATTTTGGCCTGTCAAAGATTGAGGGTTCGGGTAGTGTGATGAGCACAGCATGTGGCACTCCTGGATATGTAG CTCCTGAGGTTCTGGCACAGAAGCCGTACAGTAAAGCAGTGGACTGCTGGTCAATCGGCGTCATCGCTTACATTCT TTTGTGTGGCTATCCACCATTTTACGATGAGAATGATGCCAAGCTATTTGAGCAGATCCTGAAGGCAGAGTATGAGTTTGATTCACCGTACTGGGATGATATCTCTGACTCAG CCAAagattttattgtgcatttaatgGAAAAAGATCCCAGCCAGCGTTACACATGTGAACAGGCTCTTCAGCACCCATG GATTGCTGGAGACACAGCGTTGGATAAGAATATCCATGAATCTGTCAGTGCCCAAATTAAGAAGAACTTTGCCAAAAGCAAGTGGAAG CAAGCATTTAATGCCACAGCAGTAGTTCGTCACATGCGCAGGCTGCAGTTGGGAACCAGTCAGGAGGGCCAAATGCAGTCCACCTTGCCCAGCCCCTGCCACGGACACCTGCTGCTGCCCGagggagaagaggaagagagct ccCTTCGGAGGGAAAATAGTGGCTGTtctgagggtgtcagtgatgggaATGACATCCAGAACTGCACCTACCATGTCCATCCTACTAGTCAGGTCTGA
- the LOC109062649 gene encoding calcium/calmodulin-dependent protein kinase type 1-like isoform X3 — protein sequence MLAEEKRTRKLVAIKCIPKKALEGKGSSIENEIAVLHKIKHANIVSLQDIFESKSHLYLVMQLVSGGELFDRIVEKGFYTEKDASKLIQQILDAVKYLHDMGIVHRDLKPENLLYYSMDEDSKIMISDFGLSKIEGSGSVMSTACGTPGYVAPEVLAQKPYSKAVDCWSIGVIAYILLCGYPPFYDENDAKLFEQILKAEYEFDSPYWDDISDSAKDFIVHLMEKDPSQRYTCEQALQHPWIAGDTALDKNIHESVSAQIKKNFAKSKWKQAFNATAVVRHMRRLQLGTSQEGQMQSTLPSPCHGHLLLPEGEEEESSLRRENSGCSEGVSDGNDIQNCTYHVHPTSQV from the exons ATGCTTGCAGAAGAGAAGAGGACAAGGAAACTAGTTGCGATAAAATGCATCCCGAAAAAAGCTCTGGAGGGGAAGGGGAGCAGCATTGAAAATGAGATTGCCGTGCTCCACAA GATTAAACATGCCAACATAGTTTCCCTGCAGGACATCTTCGAGAGTAAATCACACCTCTACCTTGTCATGCAACT TGTGTCCGGTGGCGAACTCTTCGACAGGATTGTGGAAAAAGGATTTTACACTGAGAAGGATGCCAGTAAGCTCATCCAGCAGATCCTGGATGCTGTGAAGTACCTGCACGACATGGGCATCGTGCACAGAGACCTGAAG CCAGAGAACCTGCTGTACTACAGTATGGATGAAGACTCCAAAATCATGATCAGTGATTTTGGCCTGTCAAAGATTGAGGGTTCGGGTAGTGTGATGAGCACAGCATGTGGCACTCCTGGATATGTAG CTCCTGAGGTTCTGGCACAGAAGCCGTACAGTAAAGCAGTGGACTGCTGGTCAATCGGCGTCATCGCTTACATTCT TTTGTGTGGCTATCCACCATTTTACGATGAGAATGATGCCAAGCTATTTGAGCAGATCCTGAAGGCAGAGTATGAGTTTGATTCACCGTACTGGGATGATATCTCTGACTCAG CCAAagattttattgtgcatttaatgGAAAAAGATCCCAGCCAGCGTTACACATGTGAACAGGCTCTTCAGCACCCATG GATTGCTGGAGACACAGCGTTGGATAAGAATATCCATGAATCTGTCAGTGCCCAAATTAAGAAGAACTTTGCCAAAAGCAAGTGGAAG CAAGCATTTAATGCCACAGCAGTAGTTCGTCACATGCGCAGGCTGCAGTTGGGAACCAGTCAGGAGGGCCAAATGCAGTCCACCTTGCCCAGCCCCTGCCACGGACACCTGCTGCTGCCCGagggagaagaggaagagagct ccCTTCGGAGGGAAAATAGTGGCTGTtctgagggtgtcagtgatgggaATGACATCCAGAACTGCACCTACCATGTCCATCCTACTAGTCAGGTCTGA